A window of Bifidobacteriaceae bacterium genomic DNA:
GCCACCATGTGCCCTGGGCGGCGATTGCCCGCATCGACACGAAATGGGCGTTGACCCTCTACACCGCGCAAGGAAAAGTGACCGCCTTCGCCGCGCCCGCGCCGTCAAACCTGCGGCCGCTCCGCGGCGCGTCGAGCGCAGACATCAAGCACCTGCCGGAATCCGCCTTCGACGCCGCCCGTTCCGTGCGCCCGGGCGACCTTCCGGGCACGCCTTCGGGCGACCTGGCCTGGGTGGTCCGCGAACGCTGGGAGCAAGTCCGCGACCAGGGCCCCACCGGCACCGCATCCGGCCAGCAGGCCACTCGCCGCTGGCATACGGCCACCATCCTGCTTTGGCTCGCCTTGGCGGCTGCCGCCGCCGCAGCACCTGCCCTGACCGCCTAACCCAGGACGGCACACCGGCCCAGCGAAACAAACCCGCCGGTCAACGCCGTGATCTGCAGCCCGCCAATCGGAACGAGGCCTGCGGTGCCATGGTTCTCGGGGCTGACGCGGCTCCAAGTGCAAGCCAAACCACGATCGTGATCCACCACCGGCCAGTTCTTCACGGCCCCAAGGCCTTGGGGCCACTCAACTGCCAGTGTTCCCGCAAGTCGGACACCCGCACGGCCAAGGCCGCGTGGACGTCGCGCGGTCAAGCGGGCTAGTCGCCCGGCGCGAGGGTGCGGCGGCGTTCGGCCTGCAGGTCCGGGTCTGGGACTGGGACGGCCGCTATCAGCTCGCGGGTGTAGGCCTCCTTCGGGTGGCGGAGGATCTCCGCCGAGGTGCCCGTCTCAACCAAGCGGCCTTTCGACATGACCGCGATCCGGGAGGCCACCATCTCCACGACCGCCAAGTCGTGCGAGATGAACAGGCACGCGAATTGGTGTTCCCGCTGCAACTCGCTGAACAGATCCAGCACTGTGGCCTGCACGGACACGTCCAGGGCCGATGTCGGCTCGTCCGCGATCAGCAGTTTTGGCCGCAAAGCCAGCGCACGGGCTATTCCGACCCGTTGGCGTTGCCCGCCTGAGAGTTCGTGCGGGTAGCGGTTCCG
This region includes:
- a CDS encoding PH domain-containing protein; amino-acid sequence: MAALVWAVAGAVAVSLALDEPGQLARWMPAAALACLTAWAVFWAPKVIVGADGLDIRNVVASHHVPWAAIARIDTKWALTLYTAQGKVTAFAAPAPSNLRPLRGASSADIKHLPESAFDAARSVRPGDLPGTPSGDLAWVVRERWEQVRDQGPTGTASGQQATRRWHTATILLWLALAAAAAAAPALTA